TCTTTAGGATATACCTGAAATACATCTATTATATTGGCAGGAGTTAAAAATAGATTTCCTTGTGTTTCAAAAGTTACTCTTTCTCCAGTGGAATTGGATACTGCAAATACAGATTGATTCTTAGGTACATAGATGCCTTTTTTTGTGCCCGTACTGAGTCTAAAAGAAATGTATCCTTCAGCAGGAACAATAGGAAGGAGACTTGTATCAGTCATATTAAGAAATGCTATGAAATTTTTATAAGGAATTTTATTAAACCTTTCCACAAGCTCATAGTACATCTTTGAAAATATCACTGAAAAAGCAGAACCTACATCGTCACTTTCGGGATCAAAATTCCACTCAGGAGCATAGGTCTGTGATAAAGTTTTAATTTGCTCTATAATATCTTTCTTACTTCTTTGATCAATTTTAGGCAAAAGCATCTAATCACCTCAGAAGGATTTATCTTTATCCATTTAAATTTAAGGGATATACCAAACTCGTTTGGTTTCTTGTTGCAGATACGATATAATCAATATAAATCAGGAGTTGCTCAGGATTGGCTCTGTTGGTCATAACTTTTACTTCTACGCCTTCAATCCTTGATTCCCAAATTTCCAATGCTTCTTTTATTTCTTTCTCAATGATTCCTATGGTTGTATAATCGGGAGATGAAAACATATATTCATGAATACTGCACCCAAATTGAGGAAGCATCGGTCTTTCTCCCTTTTTAGTCATAAGAATAATCCAAATGGCTTCTTTAATGTCTTCTTCGTATTCAACGGTCATAAATTTTCCTGTACTAGGATCTATTTGCGGGGGAAACTTCCACCCTCTGCTTAATATCGTATAATTAGTATCAGCCAAGATCCCCACCCCCATTAATTGATTT
The genomic region above belongs to Defluviitalea saccharophila and contains:
- a CDS encoding GPW/gp25 family protein, producing the protein MADTNYTILSRGWKFPPQIDPSTGKFMTVEYEEDIKEAIWIILMTKKGERPMLPQFGCSIHEYMFSSPDYTTIGIIEKEIKEALEIWESRIEGVEVKVMTNRANPEQLLIYIDYIVSATRNQTSLVYPLNLNG